Proteins encoded together in one Vidua macroura isolate BioBank_ID:100142 unplaced genomic scaffold, ASM2450914v1 whyUn_scaffold_126, whole genome shotgun sequence window:
- the LOC128802612 gene encoding putative per-hexamer repeat protein 5 — MRARKAPTASLISFLIPDTQNFPFPRSPARSPGTQSGAGSGTGTGTGSDPGTDTGINPGSGTRTGSGTGTDPGTESSTDIGNDTGINPGSGTGTGTDTGTGSDPGTGADTRTDTGINPGSGTRTGSGTGTDPGTGSDPRTDTGIDPGTGSDPRTDTGTDPGTGSDPRTDTGIDPGTGSSTDIRTDTGINPGSGTRTGSGTGTDPGTDTGINPGTGSDPGTDTGTDPSTGTDPGTDTGINPSTGSSTDIRNDTGTDPSTGSDPGTDTGTDPGSGTRTGSSTGTDPGTDTGIDAGSGAGTDTRTRSSTDTGTGTRSSTGTGTGTGSYTGSDTGSDTGTDTDPGTDARSGAGTDTSTNTGTGTDTRTDTGSSAGTDAGSYTGTGTDTDTGTDTGTGAGSGAGTDTGTGSGTDTGTGSGTGTGARSGTDTGTGSGTGTGARSGTGSGTDTGTGSGTGTGAGSGTGRGTDTGTGSGTGTGAGSGTGSGTGRTRSAPSSPRDTNGKKLPAGSPRAIPASGSLRSAS; from the exons ATGAGAGCGCGGAAAGC GCCGACTGCTTCGCTCATTTCATTTCTTATTCCCGACACCCAAAATTTCCCCTTCCCACGGAGCCCTGCCCGATCCCCGGGGACTCAAAGTGGCGccgggagcggcaccggcaccgggaccgggaGTGACCCCGGGACTGACACCGGGATCAACCCCGGGAGCGGCACCAGGaccgggagcggcaccgggacCGACCCCGGCACCGAGAGCAGCACCGACATCGGGAATGACACCGGGATCAACCCTGGGAGcggcaccgggaccgggactGACACCGGCACTGGGAGCGACCCCGGTACCGGGGCTGACACCCGGACTGACACCGGGATCAACCCCGGGAGCGGCACCAGGACCGGGAGCGGCACTGGGACCGACCCCGGCACCGGGAGCGACCCCCGGACTGACACCGGGATCGACCCCGGCACCGGGAGCGACCCCCGGACTGACACCGGGACCGACCCCGGCACCGGGAGCGACCCCCGGACTGACACCGGGATCGACCCCGGCACCGGGAGCAGCACCGACATCAGGACTGACACCGGGATCAACCCTGGGAGCGGCACCAGGaccgggagcggcaccgggacCGACCCCGGGACTGACACCGGGATCAACCCCGGCACCGGGAGCGACCCCGGGACTGACACCGGGACCGACCCCAGCACCGGGACCGACCCCGGGACTGACACCGGGATCAACCCCAGCACCGGGAGCAGCACCGACATCAGGAATGACACCGGGACCGACCCCAGCACCGGGAGCGACCCCGGGACTGACACCGGGACCGACCCCGGGAGCGGCACCAGGACCGGGAGCAGTACCGGGACCGACCCCGGGACTGACACCGGGATCGACGCTGGGAGCGGTGCCGGGACTGATACCAGGACCAGGAGCAGCACCGACACTGGGACCGGGACCAGGAGCAGCaccgggaccggcaccgggaccgggaGCTACACCGGGAGTGACACCGGGAGCGACACTGGCACCGACACCGATCCCGGGACTGACGCCAGGAGCGGCGCCGGGACCGACACCAGCACCAACACCGGGACCGGCACCGACACCAGGACTGACACCGGGAGCAGCGCCGGGACCGACGCCGGGAGCTACACCGGGACCGGCACCGACACCGACACCGGGACCGACACTGGCACCGGCGCCGGCTCCGGGGCCGGGACCGAcaccggcaccgggagcggcaccgACACCGGCACCGGCTCTGGGACCGGGACCGGCGCCAGGAGCGGCACCGACACCGGCACCGGCTCTGGGACCGGGACCGGCGCCAggagcggcaccgggagcggcaccgACACTGGCACCGGCTCTGGGACCGGGACTGGTgccgggagcggcaccgggagAGGCACCGACACTGGCACCGGCTCTGGGACCGGGACCGGCgccgggagcggcaccgggagcggcaccgggcGGACCCGCAGCGCCCCCTCCTCCCCTCGGGACACGAACGGGAAGAAGCTTCCCGCGGGATCCCCCAGGGCGATCCCGGCCAGCGGCTCCCTCCGCTCCGCGTCGTAG